A section of the Candidatus Dormiibacterota bacterium genome encodes:
- a CDS encoding HAD family phosphatase encodes MSTVYRAVLFDLDGTLTPVISVWRHIHERLGLWENEALRHQEAFERGDISYEEFCARDAAHWKGMAESDLRAITDAIPYRPGVHECVAVLKEQGLLVGVISTGLTILIERVMHELDLEYAIANRLVTKAGVLTGEVKVNVEHGRKGEAVDLFCGQFGVDYREVITVGDSDGDISMFEHSGFSVAFNPASESTARAASVVGRGDSLLSIVNLFPLDATPPQ; translated from the coding sequence GTGAGCACGGTCTATCGCGCGGTCCTGTTCGACCTCGACGGCACCCTGACGCCGGTGATCAGCGTCTGGCGGCACATCCACGAGCGGCTGGGGTTGTGGGAGAATGAGGCTCTCCGGCACCAGGAGGCGTTCGAGCGGGGCGACATCTCCTACGAAGAGTTCTGCGCGCGCGACGCCGCGCACTGGAAGGGGATGGCCGAATCCGATTTGAGGGCGATCACGGACGCCATCCCTTACCGGCCCGGCGTGCACGAATGCGTCGCGGTCCTCAAGGAGCAGGGTCTGTTGGTGGGAGTGATCTCCACCGGCCTGACGATCCTGATCGAGAGGGTCATGCATGAGCTCGACCTGGAGTACGCCATCGCCAACCGGCTGGTGACGAAGGCCGGTGTCCTGACCGGCGAGGTGAAGGTGAACGTGGAGCACGGCCGCAAGGGGGAGGCGGTCGATCTGTTCTGCGGGCAGTTCGGGGTCGACTACCGCGAGGTCATCACCGTGGGCGACAGCGACGGCGACATCTCGATGTTCGAGCACTCGGGATTCTCGGTGGCGTTCAACCCGGCGTCCGAGAGCACCGCGCGCGCGGCCTCGGTCGTCGGCCGGGGGGACTCGCTCCTGTCGATCGTCAACCTCTTCCCCCTGGACGCGACGCCGCCGCAGTGA
- the lexA gene encoding transcriptional repressor LexA, which yields MLPTRRQKEILEALRSLGAERGRTPTLAEIAGRAGLASVSTVHKHLRLLEERGLLKRRRRGRRRGVDLLPAARSGSAVDVPLLGRIVAGRPIETIAEKRTVALPKDLARGGRTYVLQVKGDSMTGEQILDGDYVVVEERATPRNGEVVVALVDGREATLKTYRRERGRVRLVPAHPSMKPIVVRPESLRVQGIVSGLLRRYA from the coding sequence GTGCTGCCGACCCGGCGTCAGAAGGAGATCCTGGAGGCGCTGCGCTCCCTCGGCGCGGAGCGCGGGCGCACCCCGACGCTGGCGGAGATCGCCGGCCGTGCAGGGCTCGCTTCGGTCTCGACCGTCCACAAGCACCTCCGGCTCCTGGAGGAGCGGGGTCTCCTGAAGCGCCGTCGCCGGGGCCGTCGTCGGGGGGTGGATCTCCTGCCCGCGGCGCGGAGCGGTTCCGCCGTCGACGTGCCCCTTCTCGGCCGGATCGTCGCGGGGCGGCCGATCGAGACGATCGCCGAGAAGCGCACGGTCGCACTGCCGAAAGACCTGGCGCGCGGCGGACGCACCTACGTCCTGCAGGTCAAAGGGGACTCGATGACGGGGGAGCAGATCCTGGACGGCGACTATGTCGTCGTCGAGGAGCGCGCCACGCCGCGCAACGGCGAGGTCGTCGTGGCCCTCGTCGACGGCCGGGAAGCGACCCTGAAGACGTATCGCCGTGAGCGGGGGAGAGTCCGCCTGGTCCCGGCCCATCCCTCCATGAAGCCGATCGTGGTGCGGCCGGAGTCCCTGCGGGTGCAGGGGATCGTCTCGGGACTCCTGCGCCGCTACGCCTGA